One genomic window of Camelina sativa cultivar DH55 chromosome 5, Cs, whole genome shotgun sequence includes the following:
- the LOC104788749 gene encoding probable carboxylesterase 9 has product MSQGQESRHAFDAYKHLNITINPNGSCTRHFLWPIVKPDTDPSPGKLAASKDVTINQETGVAVRIFRPTNLPSNDNAVARLPIILHFHGSGWVLYPADSAANNRGCSQMASELTVIIVSVNYRLAPEHRLPAQYDDALDALLWVKQQAIDSANGEPWLRDYADFSRCYICGSSNGANIAFQLALRSLDRDLTPLKIDGCVFYQPLFGGKTRTKSELKNFDDPVMPVPAFDAMWELSLPVGVDRDHRYCNPKGYLPQKEKVGRLGRCLVIGYGGDTSLDRQQDFLNLLVTAGVRVEARFDDAGFHGIELVDPRRAVALLNMIRDFIN; this is encoded by the coding sequence atgtCCCAGGGCCAGGAGTCTCGTCACGCATTTGATGCATACAAACACCTCAACATCACAATTAACCCCAACGGCTCTTGCACCCGCCACTTCCTCTGGCCGATAGTTAAACCGGACACAGATCCCTCACCAGGCAAGCTCGCGGCTTCCAAAGACGTCACCATTAACCAAGAAACCGGTGTAGCCGTACGTATATTCCGACCAACCAATCTACCATCCAATGATAACGCCGTGGCTCGTCTCCCAATCATCCTCCATTTCCACGGCTCCGGTTGGGTCCTTTACCCGGCCGATTCCGCCGCGAATAACCGTGGTTGCTCTCAAATGGCAAGTGAGCTAACGGTGATCATTGTCTCCGTAAACTATCGTCTAGCTCCTGAACATAGACTCCCAGCTCAATACGATGACGCACTAGACGCCCTTCTTTGGGTCAAACAACAAGCCATTGACTCAGCCAACGGCGAGCCTTGGCTTAGAGACTACGCCGATTTCTCAAGGTGCTACATCTGCGGTTCGAGTAACGGCGCCAACATCGCTTTCCAATTAGCACTCAGGTCATTAGACCGAGACTTAACACCGTTAAAAATCGACGGTTGCGTGTTCTACCAACCGCTTTTTGGCGGCAAAACGAGGACGAAGTCAGAGCTCAAGAACTTCGACGATCCTGTAATGCCGGTGCCAGCTTTTGACGCTATGTGGGAACTATCTTTGCCTGTAGGTGTCGATCGGGATCATAGGTACTGTAATCCGAAAGGTTACTTGCCGCAGAAGGAAAAAGTTGGACGTCTTGGACGATGTTTGGTGATCGGTTACGGTGGAGACACGTCGTTGGATAGGCAACAAGATTTCTTGAATCTGTTGGTTACAGCTGGAGTTAGAGTCGAAGCAAGGTTTGACGACGCTGGTTTCCATGGCATTGAGCTAGTTGATCCACGACGAGCCGTCGCTCTTCTTAATATGATCAGAGATTTTATCAATTAA
- the LOC104784766 gene encoding probable carboxylesterase 8 isoform X2, which translates to MEAPPPSSDPYKFLNITLNADGSLTRHREFPKLPPTEQSKDIPLNQTNNTFIRIFKPRNIPPESKLPILVYYHGGGFLFYSAASAPFHESCTKMADRLQTVILSVEYRLSPEHRLPAAYEDAVEAVLWLRDQARGATNGGDCDTWLKDGVDFSKCFVMGSSSGGNIVYNVALRVVDTDLSPVKIQGLIMNQAFFGGVEPSDSESRLKDDKICPLPATHLLWSLCLPDGVDRDHVYSNPVKSSGPQEKDKMGRFPATLINGYGGDPLVDRQRQVADMLKARGVHVQTRFDEDGFHACELFDANKAKALYETVEAFIKSCCSSTDPSSNM; encoded by the exons ATGGAAGCTCCTCCACCTTCAAGCGATCCATACAAGTTCCTCAACATTACACTAAACGCAGATGGATCACTCACCAGACACCGTGAGTTCCCCAAACTGCCCCCAACGGAGCAGTCCAAAGACATCccactaaaccaaaccaacaacacCTTCATCCGAATCTTCAAGCCCCGGAATATTCCGCCGGAGTCCAAACTCCCGATCCTCGTTTACTACCACGGCGGTGGATTCCTCTTCTACAGCGCCGCCTCCGCTCCGTTCCATGAATCTTGCACCAAAATGGCTGATCGTCTTCAAACCGTTATCCTCTCCGTCGAATACCGTTTATCCCCTGAACACCGTCTCCCGGCCGCGTACGAAGACGCCGTCGAAGCAGTCTTATGGCTCCGTGATCAAGCTCGTGGCGCAACCAACGGTGGTGATTGCGACACGTGGTTGAAAGACGGTGTGGATTTCTCGAAATGCTTCGTCATGGGTTCGAGCTCAGGAGGAAACATCGTCTACAACGTGGCGTTACGTGTAGTGGATACAGATCTCTCTCCTGTTAAGATCCAAGGGCTGATAATGAACCAAGCTTTCTTCGGCGGTGTTGAGCCGTCGGATTCTGAGTCACGGCTTAAAGACGATAAGATCTGTCCGTTACCAGCGACTCATCTGCTGTGGTCACTTTGTTTACCCGACGGTGTGGATCGTGAC CACGTGTACAGCAATCCGGTTAAGAGCAGTGGGCCTCAGGAAAAGGATAAGATGGGACGTTTCCCGGCTACTCTCATTAACGGTTACGGTGGGGATCCGTTAGTGGATCGTCAGAGACAGGTGGCGGATATGCTGAAGGCACGTGGAGTGCACGTGCAGACGAGGTTTGATGAAGATGGGTTTCATGCTTGCGAGTTGTTTGATGCGAACAAAGCCAAGGCCTTATACGAAACCGTTGAGGCCTTTATCAAGAGTTGTTGTTCTTCAACTGATCCATCCTCCAACATGTAG
- the LOC104784766 gene encoding probable carboxylesterase 8 isoform X1, with product MEAPPPSSDPYKFLNITLNADGSLTRHREFPKLPPTEQSKDIPLNQTNNTFIRIFKPRNIPPESKLPILVYYHGGGFLFYSAASAPFHESCTKMADRLQTVILSVEYRLSPEHRLPAAYEDAVEAVLWLRDQARGATNGGDCDTWLKDGVDFSKCFVMGSSSGGNIVYNVALRVVDTDLSPVKIQGLIMNQAFFGGVEPSDSESRLKDDKICPLPATHLLWSLCLPDGVDRDHVYSNPVKSSGPQEKDKMGRFPATLINGYGGDPLVDRQRQVADMLKARGVHVQTRFDEDGFHACELFDANKAKALYETVEAFIKSCCSSTDPSSNM from the coding sequence ATGGAAGCTCCTCCACCTTCAAGCGATCCATACAAGTTCCTCAACATTACACTAAACGCAGATGGATCACTCACCAGACACCGTGAGTTCCCCAAACTGCCCCCAACGGAGCAGTCCAAAGACATCccactaaaccaaaccaacaacacCTTCATCCGAATCTTCAAGCCCCGGAATATTCCGCCGGAGTCCAAACTCCCGATCCTCGTTTACTACCACGGCGGTGGATTCCTCTTCTACAGCGCCGCCTCCGCTCCGTTCCATGAATCTTGCACCAAAATGGCTGATCGTCTTCAAACCGTTATCCTCTCCGTCGAATACCGTTTATCCCCTGAACACCGTCTCCCGGCCGCGTACGAAGACGCCGTCGAAGCAGTCTTATGGCTCCGTGATCAAGCTCGTGGCGCAACCAACGGTGGTGATTGCGACACGTGGTTGAAAGACGGTGTGGATTTCTCGAAATGCTTCGTCATGGGTTCGAGCTCAGGAGGAAACATCGTCTACAACGTGGCGTTACGTGTAGTGGATACAGATCTCTCTCCTGTTAAGATCCAAGGGCTGATAATGAACCAAGCTTTCTTCGGCGGTGTTGAGCCGTCGGATTCTGAGTCACGGCTTAAAGACGATAAGATCTGTCCGTTACCAGCGACTCATCTGCTGTGGTCACTTTGTTTACCCGACGGTGTGGATCGTGACCACGTGTACAGCAATCCGGTTAAGAGCAGTGGGCCTCAGGAAAAGGATAAGATGGGACGTTTCCCGGCTACTCTCATTAACGGTTACGGTGGGGATCCGTTAGTGGATCGTCAGAGACAGGTGGCGGATATGCTGAAGGCACGTGGAGTGCACGTGCAGACGAGGTTTGATGAAGATGGGTTTCATGCTTGCGAGTTGTTTGATGCGAACAAAGCCAAGGCCTTATACGAAACCGTTGAGGCCTTTATCAAGAGTTGTTGTTCTTCAACTGATCCATCCTCCAACATGTAG